A window of Nocardia arthritidis genomic DNA:
GGTGGACAGCCTGCGCGCGAACGGATACGGATGCTCGAATCCGGTGCCGGTGGTGATGCCGAAGCCGAGATGTTCGGTCGCCGCGGCCATCGCCGAAACCAGCAGCAGCGGATCGGCGACCGGAATCTGCGCGCCCTGCCGCAGGGCGGCGATATCGTTGCCGCCGTACACGTCGTAGGTGCCGAGCACGTCGGCGATGAAGATGCCGTCGAATCGCCCGCGCTCCAGCAGCTTCGCCAGCTCGGTCCAGTAGCTCAGCTCCTTGTACCGATGCGACTGGTCGTCGGGATGCCGCCACAGCCCCGGCGATTGGTGCGCGACGCAGTTCATATCGAAGGCGTTGAAGCGAATTCGGCGGGTCATCGCGTGGCCTCCGCCCGGCGCTCGCCCGCACTCCATGCGAACGGCAGCTCCGCACCGTTGAGCAGATGATCGCCGATCGCCCGCGCCTTCTGAATGGCGGGATTGTGCACCGAGATGGTGCGGGCGTTGCGCCAGTGCCGATCCAGCCGCAGCCGCTCCGAAACCACCGATGCGCCACCGACTTCGAACAGCAGCGTGGTGGCGGGCAACACCTGATCGATCACCGCGAGCTGGGCCTGCGCGGCGGCGAGTTCGGCGGCGACCAAAGCCTTTTCGTCGCGCGCGCCATCGGCGAGCACACCGTCGAGCACATCGGCGACGGCCAGCACGGCCGCGCGGGCGGCGAACGCGGCGGCCGAGAGGCGGCCTATCACCTGCTGCACCAACGGATCCCGGCGCGGCAGGTCGGCCGCGGCGTGGGTATAGCTGCGGGTGCGCGCCGCAACCCACTCTCGCGCATCGCGTTCGGCCCGCTGCGCGATTCCGGCCAGCACCGCCAACTGCACCACCTGCAGGTAGGAGGTGGCGTAGGTGGGTCCGGCCACGCCGTAACCCGGCCCGAGAATCCGCTCGTCCGAAACAACGACATCAGTGAATTCCGTTGTGCCGCTGGCCGTCAGCCGCTGACCGAAACCATCCCAATCGTCGTGCTGTCGAACGCCGTCGGCCCGCGCGTCCACCAGCACGCCCACCCGCTCGCCGTCACGATCGGCCGCGGCCAGGATGTAATCGGCGTACAGCGAACCGGTGCTGTAGTACTTCACGCCGTTCAGCAGCCAATGATCGCCGTCCCTGGTCAATCGGGTGTGAT
This region includes:
- a CDS encoding acyl-CoA dehydrogenase family protein — its product is MTSIEAKSSTDPAARATGREAKAERGKSDAELDAIFGPIFDRIAEGAVEREIDRALPYEQVGWLREAKFGALRVPVEYGGYGATVRQLFRQLVELAAAESNLPQALRVHFSFVEDQLLAEPGPARERWLRAVAAGTLVGNAITEPGVGAVDRYHTRLTRDGDHWLLNGVKYYSTGSLYADYILAAADRDGERVGVLVDARADGVRQHDDWDGFGQRLTASGTTEFTDVVVSDERILGPGYGVAGPTYATSYLQVVQLAVLAGIAQRAERDAREWVAARTRSYTHAAADLPRRDPLVQQVIGRLSAAAFAARAAVLAVADVLDGVLADGARDEKALVAAELAAAQAQLAVIDQVLPATTLLFEVGGASVVSERLRLDRHWRNARTISVHNPAIQKARAIGDHLLNGAELPFAWSAGERRAEATR